A window of the Desulforapulum autotrophicum HRM2 genome harbors these coding sequences:
- a CDS encoding ABC transporter substrate-binding protein, with product MSITSQTRNCMYVLIMGLILTLALPASGLARRIVFADLSWDSVQVHNQIAGFILEHGYDYDVEYMPGETIPLFTGLMRGNVDVNMESWTENIQEVYDKAMKQKKIMDLGSNFPDSWQGWLVPTYMIKGDPSRGIEPVAPDLKSVTDLPRYWELFKDPEEPSKGRFYNSIAGWKVTDINSQKLKAYGLDTYYSDFIPGSDAALSGSMASAHAKGRPWVGYYWGPTWVLGKYDMTPLEEPAFDQKVWDETKGCAMPSVQVNILVNAKFAKKNPEAVAVLKEYETSMALCNELLAYMRDNKAGTQAAALFFLKKHKELWENWVTPEAAGKIEAALNK from the coding sequence ATGTCTATCACGTCACAAACCCGCAACTGTATGTATGTACTAATAATGGGACTTATCCTCACACTGGCCCTGCCAGCTTCCGGCCTGGCCAGGCGAATTGTTTTTGCCGATTTAAGCTGGGACAGTGTTCAAGTGCACAACCAGATCGCAGGTTTTATTTTGGAGCACGGGTACGATTATGATGTCGAATACATGCCCGGGGAGACTATTCCACTGTTTACCGGACTGATGCGGGGAAATGTTGACGTGAACATGGAATCCTGGACCGAAAATATCCAGGAAGTGTACGATAAAGCCATGAAACAGAAAAAAATCATGGATCTTGGATCAAACTTTCCAGACAGCTGGCAGGGTTGGCTGGTGCCCACCTACATGATCAAAGGCGATCCCTCCCGGGGCATCGAGCCCGTTGCTCCGGATCTGAAAAGTGTCACGGATCTGCCCAGATACTGGGAACTGTTCAAGGACCCGGAAGAGCCTTCCAAAGGACGATTTTATAATTCCATTGCAGGGTGGAAAGTGACGGATATCAATAGCCAGAAACTCAAAGCCTATGGCCTTGACACCTATTATTCAGATTTCATCCCCGGTTCCGATGCCGCACTTTCCGGCTCCATGGCATCCGCCCATGCCAAGGGTCGTCCCTGGGTCGGATATTATTGGGGGCCGACCTGGGTGCTCGGCAAATACGACATGACCCCCCTTGAAGAACCAGCCTTTGACCAGAAGGTGTGGGACGAGACCAAGGGGTGCGCCATGCCCTCCGTTCAAGTGAACATTCTGGTGAATGCCAAATTTGCCAAAAAGAATCCAGAAGCGGTCGCGGTATTGAAGGAATATGAGACATCCATGGCCCTGTGTAATGAACTTTTGGCCTATATGCGTGACAATAAAGCCGGTACCCAGGCTGCAGCTCTTTTCTTCCTGAAGAAACACAAAGAGCTGTGGGAAAACTGGGTCACTCCTGAAGCCGCAGGAAAAATCGAAGCGGCGCTGAACAAATAG
- a CDS encoding CaiB/BaiF CoA transferase family protein yields the protein MEIKYHDRDSRDGAPLPLEGIKVVEYGVFHAGPGGGAILGDLGAEVIKVEDPVGDGIRYWTQVGAVDMAGPDGRSMTFEVSNRNKKNICLDIKAESGRKIFNRLIRDADVFITNLRKSTVQKMKLDYTSICTLNPRIIHASVSGYGQEGPLQDIGAFDPLGQACSGLMFTTGGELPAPLQIGLLDQATAISLSHAILAALLARERQGISQEIHVSLYGTSLWLQHINLMLANTLKIDPCVSADRSHHSPLRNVFCCGDGQWVMCTHHPEEKYWETFCRIMGVPEFVLDPEFTDEKGGPVTSDKLIARFDDIFTTRSRDEWMADFMAARLMFAPIQKVTDVENDIQAKANAYVRPAQYPGLGEVNLPGYTASFGKCRPGTRTPGADKGEHTDSILRGLGYDARDIKGLKETGVVQ from the coding sequence ATGGAAATAAAGTACCATGACAGGGACAGCCGGGATGGCGCCCCTCTGCCCCTGGAAGGGATAAAGGTCGTTGAGTATGGCGTATTCCACGCAGGGCCGGGGGGCGGGGCCATATTGGGCGATCTGGGTGCAGAGGTGATCAAGGTGGAAGACCCGGTGGGAGACGGAATCCGCTACTGGACCCAGGTGGGGGCAGTGGATATGGCCGGACCCGATGGACGGAGCATGACCTTTGAAGTGTCCAACCGGAACAAGAAAAATATCTGCCTGGACATCAAGGCTGAATCGGGCCGGAAGATTTTTAACCGGTTGATCCGGGATGCGGATGTTTTCATTACCAACCTTCGCAAGAGCACCGTCCAAAAGATGAAACTGGACTACACTTCCATTTGCACACTCAATCCCAGGATCATCCATGCCAGTGTTTCCGGTTATGGCCAGGAAGGTCCTCTCCAGGACATCGGCGCTTTTGATCCCCTTGGGCAGGCCTGCTCCGGTTTGATGTTTACCACTGGCGGAGAGTTGCCTGCACCATTGCAGATCGGCCTGCTTGACCAGGCCACAGCCATCAGCCTTTCCCACGCCATACTCGCGGCCCTGCTCGCCAGGGAGCGCCAGGGTATTTCCCAGGAAATCCATGTCTCATTGTATGGGACGTCATTATGGCTTCAGCACATCAACCTGATGCTGGCCAACACCTTAAAAATCGACCCCTGTGTGTCGGCGGACCGTTCCCATCATTCTCCGTTGCGGAATGTGTTCTGCTGCGGGGATGGTCAATGGGTGATGTGTACCCACCATCCAGAGGAGAAGTACTGGGAAACCTTCTGCCGGATCATGGGCGTTCCGGAATTTGTCCTTGATCCGGAATTCACCGATGAAAAGGGGGGGCCTGTTACCTCCGATAAACTGATCGCCCGGTTCGACGACATTTTTACCACCCGGTCCCGTGATGAGTGGATGGCGGATTTCATGGCGGCCAGGCTTATGTTTGCCCCCATCCAGAAAGTGACCGATGTGGAGAATGATATCCAGGCAAAAGCCAACGCCTATGTTCGCCCGGCCCAATACCCTGGCCTGGGCGAGGTGAACCTGCCGGGCTATACGGCCAGCTTTGGAAAATGCCGTCCCGGGACCCGCACCCCGGGGGCAGACAAGGGAGAGCATACCGATTCCATCCTTCGGGGGTTGGGATATGATGCCCGTGATATTAAGGGATTAAAGGAGACGGGGGTGGTTCAATAG
- a CDS encoding hydroxyethylthiazole kinase, producing the protein MIEHQTLVHGIFELCARIRDQKPLVHVVTNFVVMNQTANALLALGASPTMSWAQEDAAYMSKISDALCINMGTPVKGRIEVMKTLMTLAARMDKPVVLDPVGSGAGAYRTGIAKALFALAPRKIIRGNASEVCSLTGTNYTTRGIDNTLDLEHARQILAGHGRTHGDGEETGTDEPGWPSILVSASSLIVSGQKDMILAPGRRMILDNGTPLMNSVTGTGCILSALTAAFYAVTDNGFDAAVAASAVAAIAGELAAEKASGPGTFMPHFMDALYNMNEKNLAARLKVESTAS; encoded by the coding sequence ATGATTGAACACCAAACCCTGGTCCATGGTATTTTCGAGCTGTGCGCCAGAATCCGTGACCAGAAACCCCTGGTCCATGTGGTCACAAATTTCGTGGTAATGAATCAGACGGCCAATGCCCTGCTGGCCCTGGGAGCATCTCCCACCATGTCCTGGGCCCAGGAGGACGCCGCCTACATGTCAAAAATTTCAGATGCCCTGTGCATTAACATGGGTACCCCGGTTAAAGGGCGGATTGAGGTGATGAAAACCCTCATGACCCTGGCCGCCAGGATGGATAAACCCGTTGTGTTAGATCCTGTTGGATCCGGTGCCGGTGCCTACAGGACCGGTATTGCCAAGGCCCTTTTCGCCCTTGCCCCCCGCAAGATAATCCGGGGCAATGCCTCGGAGGTCTGTTCCCTCACAGGTACAAATTACACAACAAGGGGCATTGACAACACCCTGGATCTGGAACATGCCAGGCAGATCCTGGCGGGGCATGGCCGAACCCATGGAGACGGTGAAGAAACCGGGACCGACGAACCCGGTTGGCCGTCCATTCTGGTTTCAGCGTCATCTCTCATCGTCAGCGGACAAAAAGATATGATCCTGGCTCCGGGCCGGCGGATGATCCTTGACAATGGCACCCCCCTGATGAATTCCGTCACCGGAACAGGGTGTATCCTTTCGGCCCTGACCGCGGCCTTTTATGCCGTGACGGACAATGGTTTTGACGCGGCCGTTGCTGCATCTGCCGTTGCCGCCATTGCCGGTGAGCTTGCCGCGGAAAAGGCCTCGGGGCCTGGCACTTTCATGCCCCATTTCATGGACGCTCTGTACAATATGAACGAAAAAAACCTGGCGGCACGGCTGAAGGTGGAATCCACGGCATCCTGA
- a CDS encoding 6-phosphofructokinase has translation MIKKTTKKIGIVTGGGDCPGLNAVIRALVKAGALYGWECLGIHGGFDGLLTPVKAVPLALKDMDGLLIRGGTILGTANSGRFSAKTGHGQTRRVPQKILDEAKTNFDAMDISALVAIGGDGTLTIAQQMFEMGFPVVGVPKTIDNDLDATQTTFGFDTAVACAVDALDRLHSTAQSHNRVMVLEVMGRYAGWIAAYAGLAGGADVILIPEIGFTYDSIQRKILSREAEGKHFTIVIVAEGAAPGGKGFVTSNKTGNDREVRLGGIGHMVAMEIESQSQKETRCVVLGHLQRGGQPTQWDRQLCTRFGVHAFQMIVQKQFGFMVALKENGMMGPVTLKDAINKIRRVDPAGELVMTARALGISFGD, from the coding sequence ATGATAAAAAAAACGACAAAAAAGATCGGCATTGTGACAGGGGGTGGAGACTGTCCTGGCCTGAATGCGGTTATTAGAGCCCTTGTAAAAGCGGGCGCACTTTACGGCTGGGAATGTCTGGGAATCCATGGCGGGTTTGACGGACTGCTCACCCCGGTTAAGGCTGTGCCCCTGGCCCTTAAAGATATGGACGGTCTGCTCATCCGGGGCGGCACGATATTGGGCACGGCCAACAGTGGTCGATTTTCCGCGAAAACCGGTCATGGTCAAACAAGACGGGTTCCCCAAAAGATATTGGACGAGGCTAAAACCAATTTTGATGCCATGGATATTTCTGCTCTTGTGGCCATTGGCGGTGACGGCACCCTTACCATTGCCCAGCAGATGTTTGAGATGGGGTTTCCGGTTGTGGGGGTTCCCAAGACCATTGATAATGATCTGGATGCCACCCAGACGACCTTTGGATTCGATACGGCCGTGGCCTGTGCTGTGGATGCCTTGGACCGGCTTCATAGCACGGCCCAGAGCCACAACCGGGTCATGGTTCTGGAAGTCATGGGCCGATATGCCGGATGGATTGCCGCCTATGCCGGATTAGCAGGGGGGGCAGATGTCATATTGATCCCCGAAATTGGCTTCACCTATGATTCAATCCAAAGAAAAATTTTGTCAAGGGAAGCAGAAGGAAAGCATTTCACCATTGTTATCGTTGCTGAGGGAGCAGCCCCTGGGGGGAAAGGATTTGTCACTTCAAACAAAACCGGAAATGACCGGGAGGTTCGTTTAGGTGGCATCGGACACATGGTTGCCATGGAAATTGAAAGCCAATCCCAAAAAGAGACCCGGTGTGTGGTTTTGGGACACTTACAGCGAGGAGGCCAGCCCACCCAGTGGGACAGACAATTGTGCACAAGGTTTGGTGTTCACGCCTTCCAAATGATTGTCCAGAAACAATTTGGGTTTATGGTGGCATTAAAGGAAAATGGAATGATGGGCCCGGTCACCTTGAAGGATGCCATCAATAAAATTCGCCGGGTGGATCCTGCTGGAGAACTGGTGATGACAGCCAGGGCGCTGGGGATCAGTTTCGGAGATTAA
- a CDS encoding sensor histidine kinase, whose translation MAPTRPGNKQPTAIKPPRDAGVNPGISEELLKTRAYFNRLKIRLGLGVLACFIIPHVLLSVYFHCQFTTALKKTGKINIEALAKSQRNIVDLFLREREMNLRNLFYSREFTPDPTDQKMLYFLQTLNHFSDAFVDVGFLNHLGVQTGYAGPFPALLNKNYRKEAWFSTLLAQEKDYVITNVYLGFRNKPHFTIAVKLTINNRVCIMRSTLDPDKFYMFLRSIGKVSEVETTLVNQAGTYQLVDPLKANVLERSTYLPPRDVPTGIYEIKDENGVMLTAHAWLTEAPWALIISQPLKIIHAQMYKTRNAMIINLSIITIFLALVIWITASRLMNRAQRIAEESIQLQTQLIHASKLASVGELATGVAHEINNPLAIITSTVGVVRDMLNPEFNLDSSPGAIVKELKTIESAAFRASRITRQLLDFGRKNEPKKEMHNINNILETVRHGLTKHRFDLADIKIETNYAQNLPDIKIDADQISQVFLNLLNNAEDAIKDKGTITISTDFDNEFVRVMIQDTGEGMPLERIKEIFNPFYTTKEAGKGTGLGLSISLGIINAMKGTIEVQSLPGKGSLFTISLPADTTKSDPKTNNHDRGEKR comes from the coding sequence ATGGCCCCAACCCGCCCAGGAAACAAACAACCGACTGCGATAAAACCGCCCAGGGATGCAGGGGTAAACCCGGGCATTTCTGAAGAACTTCTAAAGACAAGGGCCTATTTCAACCGGCTGAAAATCCGCCTGGGTCTGGGCGTTCTGGCCTGCTTCATCATTCCCCATGTGCTTCTTTCCGTCTATTTCCACTGTCAGTTTACAACGGCATTGAAAAAAACAGGCAAGATCAACATCGAGGCCCTGGCAAAGAGCCAGCGCAACATTGTGGATCTGTTCTTAAGGGAACGGGAGATGAACCTTCGTAACCTGTTTTACTCACGGGAATTCACCCCCGACCCCACCGACCAGAAGATGCTCTACTTTCTTCAGACCCTGAACCACTTCAGCGATGCCTTTGTGGACGTAGGGTTTTTAAACCACCTGGGCGTCCAGACTGGCTATGCAGGACCTTTTCCAGCCCTTCTCAACAAAAACTACCGAAAGGAAGCATGGTTTTCCACCCTTTTGGCCCAGGAAAAAGATTATGTGATCACAAACGTCTATCTTGGATTCAGAAACAAACCCCACTTTACCATCGCCGTAAAGCTAACCATTAACAACCGTGTCTGCATCATGCGATCCACCCTGGACCCAGACAAGTTCTACATGTTTTTAAGATCCATCGGCAAGGTCAGTGAGGTTGAGACCACCCTTGTGAACCAGGCAGGAACCTACCAGCTTGTGGACCCCTTAAAGGCCAATGTTCTTGAACGTTCCACCTACCTTCCCCCCAGGGATGTTCCCACCGGAATCTATGAGATCAAAGATGAAAACGGGGTGATGCTCACGGCCCATGCCTGGCTCACCGAAGCCCCTTGGGCACTGATCATCAGCCAGCCCCTCAAAATCATCCACGCCCAGATGTACAAGACCCGCAACGCCATGATCATCAACCTATCCATTATCACGATTTTTCTGGCACTTGTGATCTGGATCACGGCAAGCCGCCTCATGAACCGGGCCCAGAGAATAGCCGAAGAGAGCATTCAGCTCCAGACCCAGCTCATCCATGCCTCAAAGCTTGCCTCGGTGGGTGAACTTGCCACAGGCGTGGCCCATGAAATCAACAATCCCCTTGCCATCATCACCTCCACGGTGGGCGTGGTCCGGGATATGCTCAATCCTGAATTCAACCTGGATTCAAGCCCAGGGGCCATTGTCAAAGAACTTAAAACCATTGAGTCAGCAGCCTTCAGGGCCAGCAGAATCACCCGGCAACTCCTGGACTTTGGCAGAAAGAACGAGCCCAAGAAGGAAATGCACAACATCAACAACATCCTTGAAACGGTGCGCCATGGCCTCACAAAACACCGCTTTGACCTTGCCGACATCAAAATTGAAACAAACTATGCCCAGAACCTTCCCGACATCAAAATTGATGCAGACCAGATCTCCCAGGTTTTTCTAAACCTTCTCAACAATGCCGAGGACGCCATCAAAGACAAAGGCACCATCACCATCTCCACGGACTTTGACAATGAGTTCGTTCGAGTCATGATCCAGGACACAGGAGAAGGCATGCCTTTGGAACGAATCAAGGAAATCTTCAATCCCTTTTACACGACCAAAGAGGCCGGGAAGGGTACAGGCCTGGGGCTTAGTATTTCCCTTGGAATCATTAACGCCATGAAAGGCACCATTGAAGTCCAGAGTCTGCCCGGCAAGGGCAGTCTCTTTACCATCTCTCTGCCGGCTGACACCACCAAGTCAGACCCAAAAACAAACAACCATGACAGGGGAGAAAAAAGATGA
- a CDS encoding response regulator, with the protein MNVLLVDDEDQFRTAVARQLTVRGYTVHEAGTGEQGIAIAQETRLDLVILDMRLPGINGTATLKEIKRISPLTEVIMLTGQATVKAAMEAITLGAFDYMTKPMGIDELIYKMEDAYKKRQLATQKIKATGPLDKKQ; encoded by the coding sequence ATGAACGTCCTTCTGGTTGACGACGAAGATCAGTTCCGAACAGCCGTTGCAAGACAGCTGACAGTGAGAGGCTACACCGTCCATGAGGCCGGAACCGGTGAACAGGGGATAGCCATTGCCCAGGAAACCCGGCTGGACCTGGTTATCCTTGACATGCGGCTACCCGGAATCAATGGAACAGCGACACTCAAGGAAATCAAACGGATATCTCCCCTGACCGAGGTGATCATGCTCACCGGCCAGGCAACGGTCAAGGCGGCCATGGAAGCTATCACCCTGGGGGCCTTTGACTACATGACAAAACCCATGGGGATTGATGAACTGATCTACAAGATGGAAGATGCCTATAAAAAAAGACAATTGGCCACACAGAAGATAAAGGCCACAGGGCCATTGGACAAAAAACAATAA
- a CDS encoding MarR family winged helix-turn-helix transcriptional regulator, which produces MEQQKQKCIQQIVASVRQVFRSVYLDSARTGRKFGVSGSQMQVLRNLLIYGSLSSVELSRKMFVTAANMTGIIDRLENKGVVNRKRKPGDRRVVLISLTESGQKLAGSLPDPVEKKLLQGLRNRPYGEMVRIAESMATLLELVDAEEIEDSPRAVSIEDSPSAGEKSKP; this is translated from the coding sequence ATGGAGCAGCAAAAACAGAAATGTATTCAGCAAATTGTCGCCTCAGTGCGTCAAGTGTTCCGGTCCGTGTATCTCGATTCGGCAAGGACCGGCCGGAAATTCGGAGTCAGTGGATCGCAGATGCAGGTGTTACGCAATCTGCTTATTTACGGTTCCCTTTCTTCTGTGGAATTGAGCCGGAAAATGTTTGTCACGGCAGCAAATATGACCGGAATCATTGACCGTCTGGAGAACAAGGGCGTGGTGAATAGAAAGCGCAAACCAGGCGACAGGCGGGTAGTTCTGATCTCCCTGACCGAATCAGGACAGAAGCTCGCCGGATCACTGCCCGATCCTGTGGAAAAAAAACTTCTTCAGGGGCTGCGGAACAGACCCTATGGGGAAATGGTCCGCATCGCTGAATCCATGGCAACACTCCTTGAACTTGTCGATGCCGAAGAGATTGAAGATTCTCCCCGGGCGGTTTCCATTGAGGACTCGCCAAGTGCAGGAGAGAAATCAAAACCTTAA
- a CDS encoding quaternary amine ABC transporter ATP-binding protein, producing MSKLCIKNVSKIFGPDPQKALRLLDKGLGKDEILAKTGNTVGVNRVSFEVEEGEIVVVMGLSGSGKSTLVRCLNRLIQPTEGQIFVDGEDLTELAPKQLRKVRALKLGMVFQNFALLPHKTIVRNVEYGLEISKVPAVQRRETALQVLEQVGLSGWEDSYPGQLSGGMQQRVGLARALASNPDVLLMDEAFSALDPLIRSDMQDELIALQEKMHKTIVFISHDLDEALKLGDRIVLMKDGEVVQIGTPEDILTNPADDYVARFVADVDVSKVLTAGSIMEKSRAVAHIGTDGPRAALRKMKKHTISSLFVLSREHTLLGVVLIEDVAAMIGTGDRDLNSILIHDLRTVSEDTPATELFEPLKDSRFPLAVVDDTNRLKGVIVRGQLIAAVAERGTGPGE from the coding sequence ATGAGCAAACTCTGCATCAAAAATGTGAGTAAGATCTTTGGCCCAGACCCCCAAAAAGCCCTCAGGCTTCTGGACAAGGGACTTGGAAAGGATGAAATCCTGGCCAAAACAGGTAACACCGTAGGAGTGAACCGGGTTTCTTTTGAGGTGGAAGAGGGAGAAATCGTGGTGGTCATGGGGTTGTCCGGCAGCGGCAAGTCCACCCTGGTCAGATGTCTAAACCGGCTTATACAGCCCACCGAGGGCCAAATTTTTGTGGACGGCGAGGACCTGACGGAACTTGCGCCAAAACAGCTCCGCAAGGTACGGGCGCTCAAACTGGGTATGGTCTTTCAAAACTTTGCTTTGCTTCCCCACAAGACCATTGTCCGGAATGTGGAATACGGCCTGGAAATTTCCAAGGTTCCGGCCGTACAGCGACGGGAAACCGCCCTGCAGGTTTTAGAGCAGGTCGGACTCAGCGGATGGGAAGATTCCTATCCGGGCCAGCTTTCCGGAGGCATGCAACAGCGAGTCGGCCTGGCCCGTGCTCTGGCCTCAAACCCGGATGTCTTACTCATGGACGAGGCCTTCAGTGCTCTTGATCCCCTTATCCGTTCGGACATGCAGGACGAACTCATCGCTCTGCAGGAAAAGATGCACAAAACCATCGTGTTCATCTCCCACGATCTTGACGAGGCCCTTAAACTAGGTGATCGCATCGTGCTAATGAAGGACGGCGAAGTGGTTCAGATAGGAACGCCTGAGGATATCTTGACCAACCCTGCCGACGACTACGTGGCCCGGTTTGTGGCCGATGTGGATGTAAGCAAGGTGCTCACCGCCGGATCGATCATGGAAAAATCCAGAGCTGTGGCCCATATCGGTACGGACGGACCCAGGGCTGCTTTACGGAAAATGAAAAAACACACCATTTCTTCTCTGTTTGTTTTGAGCCGGGAACATACCCTCCTCGGTGTGGTCCTGATCGAAGATGTGGCTGCCATGATCGGGACAGGAGATCGGGATCTGAATTCAATCCTGATCCACGACCTGCGTACCGTATCTGAGGATACCCCGGCCACGGAACTGTTCGAGCCCCTTAAGGACAGCCGTTTCCCCCTGGCAGTGGTGGACGACACCAACCGGCTCAAGGGGGTGATCGTTCGCGGGCAGTTGATCGCTGCGGTTGCCGAACGGGGAACAGGGCCCGGGGAGTGA
- a CDS encoding ABC transporter permease, with the protein MILQFPTRLQVPLDRWVDVAMDWLLEYCGDAFEILGNWILVGLMALEKFFVWLPWPVLIIIVFLLGWRLVGRLRDGLLLATLLFLVGCFGYWDLAMMTLALIMASVSVSLVIGIPTGILMAASDRFSKVLKPILDGMQTMPSFVYLIPAMMLFGLGKVPALFATIIYAVPPVIRLTNVGIREVDPSIVEAAHAFGADPWKVLTSVELPLARPSIMVGINQTTMMALSMVVIASMIGARGLGLEVLLAINRIEIGRGVKAGMAIVFLAIIVDRITAAMAAERRMRKGGGS; encoded by the coding sequence ATGATATTACAATTTCCAACCCGCTTACAGGTTCCCCTGGATCGCTGGGTGGATGTGGCCATGGACTGGCTTCTTGAATATTGCGGAGATGCCTTTGAGATTCTGGGGAACTGGATTCTGGTGGGTCTGATGGCCCTGGAAAAATTTTTTGTCTGGCTACCCTGGCCCGTTCTGATCATCATTGTATTTCTGCTCGGATGGCGACTGGTGGGCAGGCTGCGTGACGGTCTGCTGCTGGCAACATTGCTGTTTCTGGTGGGATGTTTCGGTTACTGGGATCTGGCCATGATGACTTTGGCCCTGATCATGGCTTCGGTGTCCGTTTCACTGGTTATCGGCATACCCACCGGAATACTCATGGCTGCAAGTGACAGGTTCTCCAAGGTGCTTAAGCCGATTCTGGACGGAATGCAGACCATGCCAAGCTTTGTGTATCTCATTCCGGCCATGATGCTTTTCGGCCTGGGCAAGGTTCCGGCCCTGTTCGCCACGATCATCTATGCAGTTCCACCGGTGATCCGGCTGACAAATGTCGGCATCCGGGAGGTGGACCCGAGTATTGTTGAGGCTGCCCATGCTTTTGGGGCCGATCCGTGGAAGGTTCTCACCTCTGTGGAACTGCCCCTGGCCCGTCCTTCCATCATGGTCGGTATCAACCAAACCACCATGATGGCTCTGTCCATGGTGGTCATCGCCTCCATGATCGGAGCTAGAGGACTTGGCCTGGAAGTGCTTCTGGCTATTAATCGGATCGAAATCGGCCGTGGAGTTAAAGCCGGTATGGCCATCGTGTTTCTGGCTATTATCGTGGACCGGATCACCGCAGCCATGGCTGCTGAACGACGCATGCGCAAGGGAGGCGGTTCATGA
- a CDS encoding Nramp family divalent metal transporter, with protein sequence MEHVEKIKKSRIQGMLSGFGPAWLISAVAAGPGTTLSVAKAGGIYGYGFLWVIVLSVVLAFVCQYMAAKTALIGGKGIVSIVEEKWGKGLAWFVALDALVVIWLCNVVLLKVLVAVTEFVTGLTSSLWGVFFVAVFYGLVALGGYKIIEKICKVVVSLLVICFIATLFIARPDLGAMMGGLVPDFANFGPAEIVMMTAIMGGSIHVTILSMQTYTVHERGWTTKDLNLALADTAVSLLGAFGLYCTAIYLTGACVLNPAGIQVSTLFEMANAIKPILGEYAHGFFCLGIWCAVFSTIMPTFIAASYVVGDKMRWDLKSGGKKYRGIILAGCLIALPGAFLPGKPVALLMLMLALSFVGTPLFVAIFMKLLNDKSWARENKNGWLLNIGGGTALMVTLFLAVKWVVHIF encoded by the coding sequence ATGGAACATGTTGAAAAAATAAAAAAATCACGCATTCAAGGGATGTTGTCTGGCTTTGGCCCTGCATGGCTCATCAGCGCCGTGGCAGCAGGCCCCGGTACCACATTAAGTGTTGCCAAAGCCGGCGGCATTTACGGTTATGGATTTTTGTGGGTCATTGTCTTGAGTGTTGTGCTGGCCTTTGTCTGCCAGTATATGGCAGCGAAAACCGCATTGATTGGCGGCAAGGGCATTGTCTCCATTGTTGAAGAAAAATGGGGCAAGGGTCTGGCCTGGTTTGTGGCCTTGGATGCCCTTGTGGTTATCTGGCTTTGCAATGTGGTTCTGTTGAAGGTCCTGGTGGCGGTGACGGAATTTGTAACCGGCTTGACTTCCTCACTGTGGGGCGTTTTTTTCGTGGCTGTTTTTTATGGACTGGTTGCCCTGGGGGGCTATAAAATTATTGAAAAGATCTGTAAGGTGGTGGTTTCCCTCCTGGTCATCTGTTTTATTGCCACCCTTTTTATTGCACGACCTGATCTGGGTGCGATGATGGGGGGACTTGTTCCGGATTTTGCCAATTTTGGCCCGGCTGAAATCGTGATGATGACGGCCATCATGGGGGGATCCATCCATGTGACCATACTCTCCATGCAGACCTATACCGTCCATGAAAGGGGATGGACGACAAAGGATCTGAATCTGGCCCTGGCCGACACGGCCGTTTCGCTCCTGGGTGCCTTTGGCCTCTATTGTACGGCCATTTACCTCACCGGTGCATGCGTACTCAACCCTGCTGGTATCCAAGTATCCACCCTTTTTGAGATGGCCAATGCCATCAAGCCGATTCTGGGAGAATATGCCCATGGCTTTTTCTGCCTGGGTATCTGGTGCGCCGTTTTTTCAACCATTATGCCTACCTTTATTGCGGCATCCTATGTTGTCGGGGATAAAATGCGGTGGGATTTAAAATCCGGGGGAAAGAAATACAGGGGGATTATTCTTGCCGGGTGCCTCATTGCCTTGCCTGGGGCCTTTCTACCCGGAAAACCAGTGGCGCTTCTGATGCTCATGCTGGCCTTGTCTTTTGTGGGAACCCCGCTGTTTGTGGCAATCTTTATGAAATTACTCAATGACAAATCCTGGGCCAGAGAAAACAAGAACGGCTGGCTGCTCAACATCGGTGGCGGTACGGCGCTGATGGTCACCCTCTTTCTTGCCGTAAAATGGGTGGTCCATATTTTTTAA